The Vagococcus penaei genome includes the window ATTTATTGTTTAGCAATTGTTTTTTCTCTAATTGCTTTACTTTATATGTATACTAACACCTGGGCGACTATTTTACTGATTATTAGTTGTGCGTTTGGTATCGAACTTTTAATCGAGCTTTTAGGTTTACTTGGTACTGATCGACAACCGATGTTAACTTTATTTAAATTTATTGGCAATAGAGCCTATCGTCAAAAAAAAATGGCTAATTATCACGAAAAAAAGAACGATAAGTCGGAATAAGTGATACTCACTTACCTTCCAAGCTTATCGCTCTTTTTTTGTTTGTTGCCATGTCGATCTAGCACTTTTTTTAAATCAGCGTGCTCATCTTCTTCTTTGCTCAACCGATCTTCTATATAGTAGTCAATGACATTTTTCTTTTTCTGGATTTTGCCATAGACTAACTTTTCGACAGTGACATTAATAACGCCACCCAAAATAATCAATTTAGCAGCTAAATTCAACCACAGAATAAAAATAATGAATCCTCCAAGAATACCATAACTATTAATCCGTCTAAAAAAATAATTGATGTATAAGCTAAAGAATTGCGTCACAATCATCCACGACATTGTTGTAAAGATTGCTCCTGGAATAATCGTTCGTAAGTGAACTTTGGCATTAGGTACCCAATAGTAGAGCATAAATAGGATAACCAATAAAATCACAGATGTCACAGGCCAACGCAACTTGATAAATGTCGCTAAGATATCTTGTGGCAATCCGAATCGTGGCAAGGCATACTCCAATATCGTTTGACCAAAACCCATAAAAATCAATAGTAAGGAAATGACAAATAATAGGAAGAAAACCATTAAAAATGAAAAAATTCGCCGTAAAAATTGCATTTTTTGCTTAGGTATGCCGTATGCTTTGTTTAAACTAATTTGAATACCATTAATGCCTTTACTAACAGCCCAAAATGTCCCGATAGCTGAAACAGATAATAATCCACCATTGCTTTTAGCTAATAAATTTAAAATAGTATCCTTTAAAATCAAATAAATATCAGCTGGCAACAGCTCTTTGATATAGGGTAAAATATTTTCCTGACTAATATGCAGATATGGCAAGATATTTCCCACTGCAATTAGCAAAGGGAAAAAAGCCAATAATAAATAATAGGTGATAACAATTGAGTAAATCGTCATTTCCGCTTGTTTAAACGTCGTAGTAAATTCTTTCGCTGCTTGTTTAAACGTTACTTTATTCCCTTCACTAGACATAGGCTTCCCTCATTATTTCTGTTCTGTTAAAATTTGTGGGCCATCTTTAGTAATGGCAATAGTATGTTCATACTGACAACTCAATCCACCATCTCGAGTCCGAGCAGTCCAGCCATTATCATCCATTTTCATTTGCCAAGTTCCAGTATTTACCATTGGTTCGATAGTGATAACCATACCTTCTTTTAAACGCAAACCTTTTCCTGGTTCACCATAATGTGGCACTGATGGCGCTTCATGAATCGTTGGTCCAATACCATGACCGATAAAATCACGGACAACTCCAAGTTTTTCACCTTCAACGTATGTTTGGATAGCGTGACCAATATCGCCAATTCGATTGCCGACTTGTGCTTGCTCAATTCCTAGATATAAGGCTTTTTTAGTCACTTCCATTAAGTGATCGATTTCTGGTGTTGACTTACCGACAACATATGACCAACAAGAATCGCTCATTGCACCTTTTAAATCAATACACATATCGACTTTAATTAAATCGCCGTCTTTTAATTTTTCTTTACGTGGGAAACCGTGACAAATTTCATCATTAATACTGCAACACGTCGCATACTTATAGCCTTCGTAACCAATTTGTGCTGCGATCCCACCATGCTCTTCAATCATGTTACGAACGAAGACCTCAATATCCCAACTCGTAATCCCTGGTTTAATAAAACCGCGCAGCGCTTCATGGACACTTGCGAGTAATTCACCAGATTCTCTCATCATTTCTATTTCACGCGGTGATTTTAATGTAATCATTTTTACTTCTCCTCTCAATCAATACACATAACAGTCTTATTTTAGCACAAAGCTAGGTTCAGTCCAACCAATCATTCTGAGACTTTAAGAAAATGTCCTGAATTTCTTTTCATTGTTTTTCGGAACGTATCTGTTATAATTTCTTTAGATTTATAAATAAAAGGAGGCTCGTGTGAATGGCACTTGCTAAGATAGTCTATGCCAGTTTAACTGGGAATACTGAAGAAATTGCAGATGTTGTTTGTGAAGCATTAGAAGATTTGGGTCTAGATGTTGAAATGAATGAATGTACTCAAGTTGATGCAGCAGATTTTGAAGATGCTGATATTTGTATCGTGGCAACTTATACTTATGATGACGGTAATCTACCTGATGAAATAATTGATTTTTATGAGGAATTACAAGAACTTGATTTAACTGACAAACTATATGGCGTCGTTGGTTCTGGTGATTCTTTTTATGATTACTTTTGTAAATGCGTAGATGACTTTGATAAAGTCTTTGCGGCAACCAATGCCAAAAAAGGAGCAGAATCAGTTAAAGTGGAATTAGCTGCTGAAGAAAATGATATTGTCGCCTTAGAAGCTTTTGCAAAAGAGTTAGTTAGTAAACTGGGTTAGAGGACAATAAAAAAGCATAATCGTTTTTTAACGATTATGCTTTTTGTTTACATAGTTAATGCCATATTTGGATTGCTTTCAGAAAATTTCACACAATTTTCTACTATCTGGCTGATTTCTTCCTGTGTCGGATGAATTCTTTCAGATGAAATGAGTGACGCTAAACCTGTTACAATAATAAACATCCCAATGAACAATGATTCTTTTTGCTCATCACTTAAATTAACGTATTTTTCATCATTATTAATTTTTTCATAGTACAAGTTATGCGAAAATTTATTTAAATCTTTCCCACCATCATGATTTTCAACAAACAGTGACCGATATAAAATCTTTTCCCTTTTAGCAAACTCTAAGAAGTTCAGACATATATCTAATAGTGCGTCCCCCGTCACAACTTTAGAAAATACATCATCCGTTAAATATTTTTCAATATCTCTTAGAAATGCCTCACGTAAATCTTCCATATTTTTGAATTCTAAGTAAATTGGTTGCGTCGAGCTTTTCATTTTACTAGCAATATTACGAGCAGTAAAACCAGAAAATCCTTCAGTAGCGATTACTTGATACGTTGCATCTAAAATATGTTCCCGCGTAATTGTTTTTCTTCTTGCCATTTTTGTTTCCCCCTTTAAAATCTGATAGTAAAAATTTCGTGAAATTATCTACCACCATGTGAACATTGTATCATCAATCGTTACTTAAAAAAAGATGTTCTGTCAACTTTTTTGTCTTTTTAACAAAAAGTTAATGTTATACTATGACACTTTAAACAGATATAGAAATTGATACCCCTTTATAATTGTGCTATCATGATTTATTATAAATCACTTAAAAAGGAGTTTTTTTTATGACAATCAATCAATTCGATTCACTTTTAAGAAGTTATGCTCAAGTCATTACCAAAGTCGGTGTTAACGTCCAAAAATCTCACACTGTTGTGGTAACTGGTCAAGTGGAACAAGCACCTCTTGTTCGCTTAATTGTCGAAGAAGCCTATAAATTAGGTGCCAAACAAGTCATCACTCAATGGCAAGATGATATTGTTAACCGTCAAAACTTTTTATATGCCGATGAAGAAATTTTAACAACTGTTCCTGACTATAAAATTAGCGAAATGCATGATTGGTTAGATAAAGATGCTAGCCGGATTAGCATTGTTTCAAGTAACCCGGATGCTTTCTCAGGTGTTGACTCTCACCGTCTAGCTGAATTCCAAAAAGCGTCTGGCAAAGCAATGATGCCACTACGTCAAGCTACTCAAGCTAACAAAATTAGCTGGTTAGTTGTCGCAGCTGCTGGTAAAGATTGGGCAGCGAAAGTTTTCCCTGAATTAGATTCTAATGATGAGCAAGTTGACGCATTATGGACTGCCATCTTTGAAGCAACACGTATGTTTGAAGAAGATCCGATTAGTGCTTGGTATGCACATGAAAAATTACTGCAATCAAAAGCGGAAGAATTAAATGCTGAACAGTTTGATGCTCTACATTACACTGCACCTGGCACTGACTTAGTAATTGGCTTGCCTGAAGGACATATTTGGGAAGGTGCTGGTAGTAAAAATGCTCGCGGTGAAACATTTATCGCTAACATGCCAACAGAAGAAGTTTTCACAGCTCCCGACCGTTTACGTATTGATGGTGTCGTGTCTAGTACGAAACCACTTAGCTATTCTGGTACAACAATTGAAGGTATGGTTTTTACCTTCAAAAACGGTAAGGTCATTGAAGTCACAGCTGAAAAAGGCGAAGACGTCTTGAAAAAATTACTAGATACAGATGAAGGTGCGAAAAGTCTAGGCGAAGTTGCCTTAGTTCCAGATAGCTCACCTATCTCTCAATCAGGTATTGTGTTTTACAATACATTATTTGATGAGAATGCTTCAAATCACTTAGCCCTTGGTTCTGCTTATGCGTTTAATCTTAAAGGTGGAACTGAAATGACTGACGACGAATTGGAAGAAGCTGGTCTAAATCGTAGTCAAACTCATGTTGATTTTATGATTGGCTCAGACAAAATGTCAATTGATGGTATCAAAAAAGATGGCTCACGAGTACCAATTTTTAGAAATGGTGAATGGGCTTAAGGTTTAATATTTAAGACAAGTGCCAATGTAACGTTTAAAACAGACGTTACGTTGGCTTTTTTTGTACTTAAAATGAGAAATTCTCTCAACAATTTTTTATTTCTAGCCTTTTATTATATAATGGGTAATAGAATACAAGAAAGGAGATTATTATGAAAAAAATAATCGCGTTAGGAAAAAAATATAGCAATTACCTGAAAGTTATTTTTGTAGCTTCGGTAGTTCTAATCGTCATCCATGAATTAAAGGCGATTGCTAAGACCATTTCATTCAACCAGCTAAAAGATATTTTTGGCACGCTATCGTGGGAAACTATTTCACTAATGGCAATCATTGGACTTATTAGCGTTGTACCGATGTTAGGTTACGATATTATTTTAACCAAACTCTTAAATGTTGATGTTAAAAAACGTTATCTTATCGAAAGCAGTTGGATGATTAATACCACTAATAATATTGTTGGTTTTGGTGGGTTAATTAGTATGGGACTTCGATCACAACTTTATGGGCAAGGAAAACGTAATAAGGATGTTATTCAGGCTTTATCAAAAATTTTGCTCTTATTGATGGCAGGTCTTTCCGTTTATAGCCTACTAGCGTTAGTTTTAGTATTCTTTGGGCATACTACGGACTATGTAGAACAATATTGGCCTTGGCTATTAATCGGTGCCTTATACTTCCCAGTCGTCTTTGTTGTTTCCATTATCAAAAAAGATGACTATGTTGGCAACATGACCTCT containing:
- the map gene encoding type I methionyl aminopeptidase, producing the protein MITLKSPREIEMMRESGELLASVHEALRGFIKPGITSWDIEVFVRNMIEEHGGIAAQIGYEGYKYATCCSINDEICHGFPRKEKLKDGDLIKVDMCIDLKGAMSDSCWSYVVGKSTPEIDHLMEVTKKALYLGIEQAQVGNRIGDIGHAIQTYVEGEKLGVVRDFIGHGIGPTIHEAPSVPHYGEPGKGLRLKEGMVITIEPMVNTGTWQMKMDDNGWTARTRDGGLSCQYEHTIAITKDGPQILTEQK
- a CDS encoding YihY/virulence factor BrkB family protein; translation: MSSEGNKVTFKQAAKEFTTTFKQAEMTIYSIVITYYLLLAFFPLLIAVGNILPYLHISQENILPYIKELLPADIYLILKDTILNLLAKSNGGLLSVSAIGTFWAVSKGINGIQISLNKAYGIPKQKMQFLRRIFSFLMVFFLLFVISLLLIFMGFGQTILEYALPRFGLPQDILATFIKLRWPVTSVILLVILFMLYYWVPNAKVHLRTIIPGAIFTTMSWMIVTQFFSLYINYFFRRINSYGILGGFIIFILWLNLAAKLIILGGVINVTVEKLVYGKIQKKKNVIDYYIEDRLSKEEDEHADLKKVLDRHGNKQKKSDKLGR
- a CDS encoding flavodoxin, with the translated sequence MALAKIVYASLTGNTEEIADVVCEALEDLGLDVEMNECTQVDAADFEDADICIVATYTYDDGNLPDEIIDFYEELQELDLTDKLYGVVGSGDSFYDYFCKCVDDFDKVFAATNAKKGAESVKVELAAEENDIVALEAFAKELVSKLG
- a CDS encoding TetR/AcrR family transcriptional regulator; this translates as MARRKTITREHILDATYQVIATEGFSGFTARNIASKMKSSTQPIYLEFKNMEDLREAFLRDIEKYLTDDVFSKVVTGDALLDICLNFLEFAKREKILYRSLFVENHDGGKDLNKFSHNLYYEKINNDEKYVNLSDEQKESLFIGMFIIVTGLASLISSERIHPTQEEISQIVENCVKFSESNPNMALTM
- a CDS encoding aminopeptidase produces the protein MTINQFDSLLRSYAQVITKVGVNVQKSHTVVVTGQVEQAPLVRLIVEEAYKLGAKQVITQWQDDIVNRQNFLYADEEILTTVPDYKISEMHDWLDKDASRISIVSSNPDAFSGVDSHRLAEFQKASGKAMMPLRQATQANKISWLVVAAAGKDWAAKVFPELDSNDEQVDALWTAIFEATRMFEEDPISAWYAHEKLLQSKAEELNAEQFDALHYTAPGTDLVIGLPEGHIWEGAGSKNARGETFIANMPTEEVFTAPDRLRIDGVVSSTKPLSYSGTTIEGMVFTFKNGKVIEVTAEKGEDVLKKLLDTDEGAKSLGEVALVPDSSPISQSGIVFYNTLFDENASNHLALGSAYAFNLKGGTEMTDDELEEAGLNRSQTHVDFMIGSDKMSIDGIKKDGSRVPIFRNGEWA